Within the Dermacentor silvarum isolate Dsil-2018 chromosome 8, BIME_Dsil_1.4, whole genome shotgun sequence genome, the region gggccatctagcaagcccgggaagctaccgagagacagggtcgctctgctgcccccggcgcggcctagacccagaccatcaatttgcaggatatttattaaagttgtctcactcactcacAGAAAGATACGTATGAAATTACGCAATAACTACAATTCTCGGAATTGTTTTTCACAGTGAGCCGCATACTTGAAGCGCAGTTCCGAACTATATTTTTACAAAACATGGATAAGAGCGTTGCCGAAGGGCTAGCTTTGAAGATCTTGTTTACGTTCTTGCATATTTTGGCTGCACCAATGGGCTATAATGCTGTAACGATTCTCTGTCAGATGCATTCTTTAAGCGATAACGGCAGAACCATGCACGAAGTGACGGTGTCTCGAATATCAAAAGAAGACACCGTGTTCGTGCGCCTATATGTCAATTCAACTTTTCCTATGGCATTTTCTTCGCGCTCAATGGCAGTGCAACACATGCCCATAAGCTGCAGTCCTGAAGAGTTTTATGCGCCCTGTATTATAGGCACTAACTCAGGTGCCCTTGAGTTAATTATCCAAGGGCACAAACATGTCCTTCGCAAAGGCTTTTCATTGGCTGGCCGTCCTTGCAAATATTCCGTGTGCCATAACGATTCGCTGTTTCTCCTTACCTGGAAAAAAATAAACGTCGAAGTATCCGTCTGTTGCATCAGAAGCGTCGATGTGTTCTCCAGCTTgttgtaaatgaatgaatgaataaagcctttattttaaggaaggggtaAATAAAAATGGCAAACGGCAAGCCTCTGTGGAGCCAATTGCGTTACTTGCTCCTTGACCAAAACTTTTCGTTATTGTTATCGTAAAAAAAAGCCACCAATCCACGCCGTGAAAGTGGTTGGTCAGCGAAGCTGTGATATGACtagaaaccccagaaagaggaagaaccaatgtgacgtagccttgaatgATTGAGCAATGGACTATATCAAATAATTGCCAGCAATATAATTAAATTCACTGTACCAAAACTTCAATTCGTTGAAACAGTATTGATAACTGCTTTGTGATTGCTGTGGTAAACACTGAGGTTTTCTGTTGCTACTTTAGAGAGATTCGTAGCTAAATTTAAATCTAAACACGACCTGTGTACTGTGGTTGGCTGACTTGGATTGGTGAAGGACATGAGACCAAACAAACTCTTCCATTATGAACTCATGATACAAGTCATGAtacaaatgaaatcagttgctaggcgggttcgtCTTTTGCATATGAAActgtagtgacgtcactcctgtTTCTTATGTTACAATTACCGCTTCCCGGACACTGCAGCTCATGCAACCGCAATGTTTACCTGGAAATGCATCCGGCGAATGCTACGTGCTTCGCCTAGTACGAACGCGCCTTGTCATTTGTTACGGGGTTTTGACACTTGTTTTGTGGTTCTCTTTATTAAAACGAATACTGGGGTGCGTCTTGCATCCGTAATTCCAATGGAGATAAGCACTTCTTGCTTCAGTTCGGGAAATTGTTTTCTGTCGATTGTTTTGTCGATAGAGACGAAGAAATCCCAGGTTTCGAGTCATGTACAACTTCACTGTAAAACAATACAGAAAATTAAATTGACTCAGGGACGACTCTCGCGTTCTCTTATGTGACGCGCATGTGTTGTCCAATGCGACGCAAATGGGTATGTTTAAGGTGGACAATGTCATAAGCTCGGAGCAGAAAAGTAAGGATTGTGAATACGGCTGCAGGAAAGCTTTATTGTTCAGACACCGGTAAGGGCAAGATAGTATTGTTGACGAATGCcgggccgccggggccgggattcgatcccacgaccttgcgctgctgagcacgaggtcgcgggatcgaatcccggccccggcggccgcatttagatggaggcgaaatgcaaaaatgctcgtgtgcttgcgttgtagtgcacgttaaagaaccccaggtggtcaaaattaatccggagccctccactacggcttgcctcataatcaaaactggttttggcacgtaaaaccccataaagaagaagaagaagacaaatgCTTTGGCATAGAGAGATCTTCAATTAAACCCAAGTGATTCTGACTCTTGCCATTGAGCTCTTCGTTATAGTGTTCGCAGCATTTTCGCTGCTTTTGTTGAACGTCGACGTCACTTCTTAACAGCAAAAGTATATTCTTGGCGTCACATAGTGATCTTTTAGTGCCAGTGCTTTCAACGGCCAACTAAATCTCGAAACTTTTTCTGTGCAATGCTAAAAACTGGTTATCATCTTTCTTAACATAAACCTATCTTGTACTTCAATGAACACTGATGAGGTCGTTGCCCGCTCTGTTATACTCCGCGTCATGCTTAGTAGGCACCGCTACTGAGGGTAGAGGGATTTCTCTCACATTCTGCATTCGCGACCAAAATATAGGGCCTCAAGTACGAAAGAAATACAGGCATACGTGTCAACTGGTTCGATGTAACATTAAGGGCGCTATAAGGTAAACCTACTCCAAACTGCTTCTCCACGATTCGTAGAAAAAATTTTCGGGCCaccccaacttcgcctgtctgtcacgcgaagtcAGGAAAACCGCGAAAACCTCCCATCTGCTATGAGATTTAAACACTGATTATGCACGATTAGACTGAACAAAAGAAAACCATTAGACCTCCTCTATTGGTCAAAAGCTTTTGGTCTGCGCCCTCTTagcctgtcacgcgacgtcgcaAAAACGCAATAACTCAGCATGTCAAAGTAAAGTGCacgcgttaaagatgcattaatatgccaaacCAAGCTGAACTTTTTTTTCGAATAGCCGAAGACTGCCCCattccaaaaggaatagaagatcgTTGCCTGCCGATCACTGGCACTGGGTATTCGGACCTGCAGGGGAAAATGAATTTATTTATGTATAAtattttttttgcgtggcagtataacaGTGTTGAGCCCAGTCAAAACACATAGGACATCGCTCATCCAAGTCCTCTTCGCTGAAGATCCATTTCAGCGCCATTTTCAATCTTCCGTTGCAcaccaccgcgattttcgaccagccaccgcaagctaggCAAGGGGAAGCCAGCCAATCTCAGACGCCTACACCACCTTCCTCATCCAGTTAACTACTTTCAATGCACTAGTTCAGCCCCACCGAAATCCTCTCCACAGCCTCATCGCCTCTTGTCAATCAATTAGATAAGAAGGAGCTCTCGATGCAAGTAATGCTATTCGCCTTGAAAGCACACGAAaatgacctcctataaacgagtcGAGGGTTTGATTGAGCTGTTTGAACAGCGCGGCGAGTTACCGGCCGATCCTTGTGTCAGCGGTTGCGTAACCTTGACGTCGAAAGGTcgaaataaaaacagattggaatagttttacgtcacAAGGCCCTAAGGTTCCTAGTTTTATGTCGCGACATATGAAGTAATTATTAATTGGAAGGCGTCGCATATCTAAACCTAAATTGACCGGCGAATGAGGGCGGAGTAACACGTCTCTGTGTCAAGCGGCCGCGCAGCTAACCGCTTCCACTGTGGACTAAAACATAATACACGGTCGTGTACTGGTAGAACACGGAGGGGTGCAAATATTACGTCATTTGAGGCAACCTTGCGTCCACAAATTGTAACCCATGAAATTATTATTCCGCAGTAAGCGTTGTAGATAAGACACGTGTGGAGTGACACTTCTACGGATGCACTACTTGCACGATTTCCGTTGCGTTGCCTGCCAAGTACAAAACTGAGCATCTATGGTGCACGTATTTTGCGTAATGTTGCGTTATCAGTACACTTAAGATAGTGCCTAACCGGCATCACTGGCGATACGCAGGTGCATCTTGAAGATGGATCACCACTGTCCCTGGCTTAACAACTGCGTGGGCTTCAACACCTACAAGTACTTCCTGCTCACGCTGTTCTACGTGGTGGTGCTGGCGTCGTACACGTTCGTCACCGTCTCGTCGTACGCCTTGGACGCTTCGAGCGCGCTGGGAATGTCCACGGGCGTCCTGGTTCACACCGGTTTCCTGTTGTTGGCCGGCACCGCGCTCACGGTTCTCATAGGCGGCTTCTTCGGCGTCCACGTGCGCATCCTGTGCCGTAACGAGACCACGCTGGAGACCATGCGCCCTTTCATCTTCGTCGAGTCGCTCGACTCGTTCGACCTCGGCGTTCGCAAAAACATTGCCGAGGTAACAAAGTTGAATGAAGGGCGAAGCGTTAGAACAACAAGTTATGAAATTCAGGCATATAAGTATGTGTTGCTAAGAATACTGCTGAACAGTTGCCGTAGCCTGTAGAATTGAGTTAAGGGGTCTGTTTACAAGCCGCAACAGGAGGCATGCGCTGCTTTAGTTGCGTCCTGTTCACATTAACTTCGTAATATGTTCGAACGATCTTCACAACACATACTGACGTTGTCTGAAGCGTGTGCCGCTATGAAAACAGGAAGGTAAGACTATGAAGCGAAACACGACAAACCCTTTCTTAACGGTTCTTTCATTCGTAAGCTTCCGCAAACCTTTCTTAGTTCTCAGTAACACTATCGCACTAGCGTTTCGGTGATGAGCTCAATTCTCTGCGCCTTTATTTTCTTGGTTACGACAAATTACAGCTTTGCCACGTATGCATGATTATTGGTTAAATCTCACTtgtcggaataaaaaaaaatcagtagcgaCATGAGCGCTGTCCTGCTTTACTTTCTTGTTCTTGTCACCTTGCTGTTGTAGTTGCGTTTCAAATAACTTTGAGCTAGCTAACCCGATTCACCATCTTTCTGTGTTACGAGACTTGTAAGCCCCGAACAGTTGTAAACACCTTAACGTGCCTACGCAGCCCAGGCCGACTTAACAAAGGAGGTAGCACTTTTGCTGCGCTCACTGACATCGTCGTGCCCGCCGTTGTTTCCAGGTTTTTGGCCCCAGCGTCATTCTATGGCCCTTCCCCGTGCACAGCACTCCGGGGGACGGAGTGTGCTTCCCTACAAAACTCTACCCGGATCCGGAAAGCGCCATCTTGCCACTGCTACGGCGACGTACGCGGCAACTGGCACTTGCCCTCCCTGGGAGAGACCTCCCGGTCGTGGCGCCGTCGATGGAGACCGCCTTCGTAGACCTTATGCCACCGTCCGGCGCCGCTCACGTCTCGACTATCGATCACGGGAAACCTAAGCAGGCGGCGACACCGCCAGAACGGGACGGCTACGCCACGGCGGCGGAGACCTCGGGAATGTCTGTGTCTTCGTCGTCCGAGCAGTATCAATCCGCGCGGACGATATCCGCTCTGACTGGTGGTACGGGGGTGGTTTCGGCAACGTCGGATACTGGACTGCTATCGCCCGTCCGCACGCGTCCACCACTGCAGAAGATGGCGGCGACACCCGGGTCCGATCAAGAATCGCCCGTGCGCTCTGCCCTCGGGCGACCGGCGCTAATGGCGACACCGTCGCAGACGTCCTTTCTGTCCGTTGCGACACGCTAAAACACGGAGtccgtgtatttttttttaacgACGACGTCAACACGTTAAGCCCTTTCTTACTGTCATCATGTCTACCAAGGATTCGCACTTCTTTGTAGCAATTTGGGAGAGTTAAGGCATTTCTGAACACGCCAAGATGtagttacgtttttttttcgtatttttttcttttagaatCAAACGTCCTATCTCCTAAATCACTTATACTTCCGCGTGATCATAAACTGTAAAAAATGCTTTCCCACCTAAATATACTTCCTGTGCATAAGCATAAAATGCGTTGCTAAATTAACACAAAAGGAATTAAGAGCACGCACGGTAATGATGCCCATTTTGATAGACCATCATTGTTTATGGTCACCTCTTATAAGTATCGTTATGAAACTACGTGTATATTTTGCAAACTGTCTATAAAAACCAAAGATGACAGTTCATAGCGCCTAGATTTTCCAAGAAGGAGGGTTCATATATGGGTGACTTGCTACGGTGTGCAAGTCGCACAGAGAAACGCTCCATAACACGTTCTTGCACTTTCAACCGTGTTAGATCTTTTTCGCGGTGAAGCAGAGCGTTCCAGATAACCGATAACGTAAGACGGCTACGTAAATTGTAAGTTAAGGCGCACCCACTACGTTTATTCAAGGGCTTTGGCGTAACACTGCTAATCCGAAAGTCGCTGGTTCGATACCCAGCCACGGCAATCGCATTGCAATGAGGACCGCATTGAAATCGGTTCCATTTCGAAATGCATAACTCCTAACGCACTTGACTACGAAGATGATAGCTACTCTGCACTATTTTGGATTGTCTTTTTGCAAATTGACTACTACACTTCTTGAGCATCCGCAATTCATATATCGAACGGAAGGCACTGGATTCCTGCTAGAAAAGTCATTTTCATTGCCAAATCTGGACACGATGCCGAAAGAGGGATATTTTATGCCCGCACACCATGGGGTAAGGAAGCCACAATAGCTATGCGAAAAACTATGCGACATATATGTATAATACTTCGGAAAAACTATGCGACATATATAATACTTCGGTAAAGTAGAAGCTTCACAGTCATCCGGGCTTGGCGTGACATCCAACACTTGAAGACCTAGTGAATTTTCCAAAGGTTTCCACTCCACATCCACAGCGGACATTAAACGCCTGTCGTGCCTCTGCCTGCAGACACGAGGGTTACTTGAAAGTTAAGAGGCGACCAAGCTACGAATGGATCTGATAGACAGTTATAGGCGTTGACGCATAAACGATACGTTTGCTAAACGACTACGGCAATTTCATAACTATACATTAAACGCCATACATATTATTTAACCATACTTCTTTGCAGCAGGGAAAttgcatgaaaaagaaaaaaaaaactacggttGGTCCACCGTAGCTTGGATTTCGGAAGACCAGCTTTTAGGCGGAGCACAAGGAATAGGCAGACCCCCGCCGAGTGCCGAAATTATTGCTCAACGGAAGTAAATCTTTATTGCCACGATGACAGTCGTGTTTATATCACACCAACCACTATGATGCCTTGCGCCCACCCGAACGCTGGCCAGGGGAGGAAATTCTATTAAGATTTATAGTTAACTCGAAAAGCACTTTGTTAGTGCGAATTTCTTTTCATTAGTCAGTTGCCTTCGCTAATACCACATTCGTTTTCGCCATTATTCAGTGTCTGCTCCTCAACGTCTTTAGCCTACGACTACTTTATAAACGTGAGCCCAGCATCTGTATTCAATTGGAGTGCTTCGTTTCCCTGACACGATGGTGATAAATACTCCCTGCCAGTTGTAATACGAAATATAATGGCTATGGTTGCCAGCCAATTATATTTTACCAATTTAGACATTCATATTTGAACTGATACTACTTGAGCTAGGCACGGCTTGTGTAATTTCTCTCATCTGGCATAATATTGCGCATATGTGCAGATGCAGGCGAACTAAAGTGTGCAGCACTGAGGTAATTTTGTACACTGACAATTTACATAACGTGGCACCATCTACCAAAAAGCCCATGGTTGCGAGGCGCTTTGCTTAATCTTTATGGCGAAAGAACTACAGGTGGTATATGAACTACATGCTTACGTGAAAGCTGTAATATGAACTCTGGCCATGTAGCACCGTGGGCATTCAGTTCTGAACGTAGCGCTGTTTGCTTATTGAACTTCCattaaagctgaaaaaaaaaacgttcttttGTATAATTTCTAATCATGCGAAGACTAATTGTAAAAATAATGCTTTGAATCTTTGTACTGTCACGTTGTAGTGGCGGTGAAAAACCAGGCAGGACCGCAAGTGGGAGTGCACATGTTCGACAAGACTCTTTCGCGGATGAATCAGTGGCAGTATCACAGTAGACGTTTCTTGGGACGAGTGGTAAATCGATAACAGACAATATCGCGTAAAAGACTGTCCCCATCAAAACAACGTGCACGGGATAATATAACTTGCACTTTACTGGTCAACATAGCCACATTAATTTTATGGCGGAGGAGAAATGGATTTTAATGGCTCCATTAAAGCACGTTGCTTGAATGAagccaataaaaagaaaacgtgaGTGGCTTTTTTATTGATCGTCGAGTAGGGGTTATTTCCCGAAGGCATTGAAATGTCGAAGGAAAGAGATAAAGCGGAAAGAGTGGGCCCATCGGAAGCTCACTGGATTTCTTTTCGGGTAATCAGAGAATTGGGCACTTTGTTCGGGTGCGTCAGACAAAAGCGAGCGTATGAAGCTTCTATTCATTCCATTATAAGATGGACGATAGTGTTTTTTGCTATCAATAGCGCTAATTAGGCGGATTCATGTGACCATTTTTCTAATCAGTTTTAATGGGTGCCACCAGAGTTTAGCGttccttattttttctttttcattccagTGCTGTAACTCTGCCCTTTGTTTTGCTGAATCCCTAgctgaatatttaaaaaaatgatggttcaagTTAAGCGGGCTTGCAAGGAAAATTTGTGTGTGTGAAGGAGTTTGCTGTACTTCCAGTTGGAATGTTACAGTTTCGAGTTTACTTAAAACTAAAAGACCGTAAGCCTCTAAATATTATTATGTTTACAGACGCTCTGATAATACTGAAAGAGCTAATAGCACATCGGCATAGCAACAAAATGGGCAAGATATGTAAACTAATTCAAATATAGGTTATCTTGTGTGAATGGAGTTGAGTCTGTTACCCGTGCTTGTCAGTCATTCCTTGTCGCCGTTCTTGTTACGCGCATGTTAAGAATAAGTtctagctcgggcccaactccagCGAGAAGGTCTTCTATTGACTGTAGCACATAGAATTTAGTTTTAAGGGcctaaaggaaaaagaaaattgccGAAATTTGATAAGCTtaacgaaaaaatgtcacagtttcgccctaagggcgaagcaatgaatgcgatagcaacacagcaatgtcatacgaagtaaggtgagcggctttggtagcaatatgaattgtagtaaacatgagatgattaagtaagcaggtgtgctgcggcgtaagtagaccgacatgaagagagactcggtgaccacgagaaggcgcgtgtgaaacggtggtgttgatgagaagcgcttcccgtgggcagcgcgtgcgaagggaaacacctgtagcgctgcactgccgatccgggcagcattgcatgtgtagcgtgcgttggaaaatgtggcccgactattactaactgtggtgtgagcgcgcacaaacaaacatgaatagatcacactgaatgactgcagacaacgactgtcaaaacgctggcagcaagcgcatatacgccgcagcgggcgaaggtacgtgcggtctatcgcttcaacggaaactgagcggcgaaggcacagcgcataaaggtcagagccgtgtggagataagagacggtgcgagcgagcgacgagcgcggttgttggcagagtagaaatgcgccccctcccccccccccccccccgctccctccggcgctcgcttcccgcttccttgcttgtgcgtggaagattgagtgcgttcgctctccgtgacagcgtgcgtccccgcacgcttccgctcgggcatacggcgcgcggcgaagattttatctatacggaacctcacggcgacggcgacgacgacggggatggcgacgccgacggcagaaatccggtggaagtgtccatataattgctattgcaataaaaaattgAAGCTTGTTGTTTACACATTCGTAATTACGCATAGAAAATAGGTATCGCAGTTATGTAagctgcatctgttagagcatctaaagcggatcAATTTTTCAtctgaatttacagcttacgtcaATTTGTAAAATGATTATGAGAGTATTATTATTGGTATATATTTGAGACGGGTGTTTATTGTATGAATTTTGGCCATTTTAAATGTGTTACTATAAGTGCAGTTCAAAAGATTCTGATAGCTTGTTTcgttgctgagttagagttgaaACTTAAGGATTTAGATTCAGATTTTGCAGTTTTGATGAATTTTTCTGAAAACTTgacagcctaaataaaaaaaataagcttTTTGAATCATTACAtattaactttttttgttttaaatgtGACAAACCTAATGAAAtgctcacccgccgtggttgctcagcggctatggtgttgaggtgttgagcacgaggtcgcgggatcaattcccgtccacggcggccgcatttcgatgggggcgaaatgcgaaaacacccgtgtacttaaatttaggcgtACGTAAAAGAGCCGCAGGTGGTGCAAGTTACTTCGGAgtccgcactacggcgtgcctcataatcagcaatggttgtggcacgtaaaaccccgtagttttttttaattaaaattaaattatggggttttacgtgccaaaaccacgatctgattatgaggcacgccgtagtgggagactccggaaattgggaccacctggggttctttaacgtgcacctaaatctaagtacacgggtgtttacttagattttgaagaatcgcaagcggcaaagCGACAGCagtggactgcgggcatataccgtcagtgacgtcgttctctccgtcgcagccgaacctgCGTGACACATCATTAAGAAACGCAAAGAAGAAACCAATAGtagagaaagactttaatgaaccgtcgggattgaCCCAGTAATAgccaccggggccgcacgtttcagcttcgctggttaaccatttgtacggcgtgcttgggcggtgatttttaacaGCGATGCTGtgctagctaaccgtaaaaagtggcgcctgctgtcgcgaaatctcgccgagctatgacgtcactgcgttgcctagcaaccacctatcggagcggcgtgtgcctcgcctcctctctgtgccATGCAGATGTTGCCTTGGCATGGGACGTTATGGACAGGGAAGgaaagcatgcgcgcggcgcgcgcagtgGTAGGGAGagcgaaagagaaaatgagagcgagatagagagagaaaaaaattgtagcagcaccaacgaggcaacgcgcagagctgctgccgacaccacccgcgttgcctagccgcgcatgcgccgaagcggtagcgatgacgtcacctcgcgttgcctagtaaccgccggcgcagctGCGCACtagcttcgcccgacacagacacggcacctgcctgcctgcctgcgtttgtggcatgccaggaacgctgtcgctcataggcgccgacgcgctaagggaaggtacctccgaaaatgatcactcgagaataccttcgctaaatgcgtagttaagttaaaccaagttaagacctagcagcaaccaaggtaATACCTAgaagtagcagccagtaagacttgaggatgaCAAttttgctgtgcctaagctttgcacgacctaGTGCGAACTTGtccgctttttattttttttataaggAGGGCGCTCTTACAGACGAACGACTCTTCTCTGTTACACTGCTGCACTTGGCGCTTATCATATCCGCTGTCTTAGTCTGTAGTTCGGCCCTGCTTCCCCCTTCCCAACCTTTCGCCCGTGCCAGCACATGCGCACTGCAGCCCTCGCCGTTCATGCGAACACGAGCTGTCTATCAAGAATAAGATTAATGCACATTTGCCCATGCACTGTGATCCCTGCACGTGTGAGTCAGATATTTTCCATATctgcattttaggggcgaagctccttagggccgagccttgtccatCGTAGTCCGTAGCTTCGGAAGCgtaaccggaagccggcttccggttccatttcagtttccggaagccagcttccggattCCCGAGGACGCTTCCGGctttttgcccgaatgatcccctggtgcttcgcccactcatcatcattcacttcgtggatatgcggtgtttctctttctctttctttctcgttcccgacgcgcgctctctctctcgtccgtagctaggcgcgctgcggtgcacaagggcgttcgttcccgacgcgcgcgctctctctctctctcatccgtagctaggggcgctgcagtgcacaaggccgttcattcccgacgcgcgctctctctctctctctctttctcgtccgtagctaggggcgctgcggtgcacaagagcgttcgttccggAAAGcgcgctcgctttctctctcgtccgtagctctggtttacccgaatgatcccccggtgctgtgcccactcatcatcattcacgtcgtggatatgcggtgatttttttggtAAAATCAAGGATTCCTTGGCACCGGAATTAACGGAGGCGCATTAAAAAGCTTTCTATGTCTCCCTGATTCATCCGTGAGTGctaaaaacgcactgcaggaaagccaacttacaaaatGGAGCTTTCAGCGAATCTGTGCatacaatagaacaacggctgcgcaacTGCgaacacaatagaacaacggcgcacgatcGACATACGTATcctagaacactacagtttacattcgcagttgtaccgataagatcAATGGGAACTGctacgccacgctacccagacgaactgtatatatctgcattgcattacgcgcatcacgcaatgcattcccggccgtcaccatgggtaatCCACGGGTGTTgcacacggcagaagaggctgccgtacgcgaacgtaagcgcaagcgcgatcgtgcccgtaaggccgatcctgtGTATCGGCCACAGCAGAGCCTGTGGCattctaccacagcgatcacaaggcaatactgtgccaGTGTAGAGTCGTCCAtcaaagtgtgagtgtgtgcgtgtaatgaaCGTCTtcgtgatctaaaataaaggatatgcaacttaacgaaatgtgtcttcattcaacttcaacgttcaataAGTACACCCGCGgtggttgctcaatggctatggtgttgggctgctgagcacgaggtcgcgggatcgaatcccggccacggcggccgcatttcgatggggtcgaaatgcgaaaacaccgatgtacttagatttaggtgcacgttaaagaaccttaggtggtccaaatttccggagtccaccactacggcgtgccgcgtggctcataatcagatcgtggttttggcacgtaaaacctcataactttttttttcaataaatacaggcctaaacaagcaatcaaatcacatatgcatcgcatcaggTCGCTCTGCATTTTTtaggttcgttgcgtggtcgttggctttggactttgattcagtttagATGGGAGAAATCTTCGCGTTCACCCATCTTTTTTTAAGAAATGGGTTTTAA harbors:
- the LOC119462153 gene encoding palmitoyltransferase ZDHHC2, whose amino-acid sequence is MRQQSSQYRTQPSAPKAVTASIPPVPARYYVNAVNRRMIEESKTYEEKKELLEALGANRGILTRAADGSVRYCEQCGLVKPDRSHHCSCCRRCILKMDHHCPWLNNCVGFNTYKYFLLTLFYVVVLASYTFVTVSSYALDASSALGMSTGVLVHTGFLLLAGTALTVLIGGFFGVHVRILCRNETTLETMRPFIFVESLDSFDLGVRKNIAEVTKLNEGRSVRTTSYEIQAYKYVLLRILLNSCRSL